A window of Stenotrophomonas indicatrix genomic DNA:
ACGCTGGCGCGAGATTCCGAACGAGCCGTTGTACCCGTTCGGCCATGGCATCGGCTACACCACCTTCGCCTACGGCGTGCCGCAGCTGAGCACTGCGCGCGTCGGCTGGGACGACACCCTGACCGTGACCACCACGCTGACCAATACCGGCAGCGTGGCCGGCGAGGAAGTGGTGCAGCTGTACATCCACGACCGCGTGGCCAGCCGCGTGCGGCCGGTGCGCGAGCTGAAGGACTTCCGCAAGGTGGCCCTGCAGCCGGGCGAGTCGGCCGAGGTGGTGTTCACCCTGACCCGTGAACAGCTGGCATTCACCGGCCGCGACGGCGTGCTGCGTGCCGAGCCGGGCCTGTTCGACGTGTGGGTGTGCGCCTCGTCGATGGCCGGTGACGCGGTGCAGTTCGAACTGCTGAAGGCCTGATCGGTAGAGCATCCACGCATGGCGTGGATCTACTGGCAATGAGTAGCGCCGGGCCATCCCCGGCGTCCTCACCCATGGCGAACACGCCGGGCACGGCCCGGCGCTACCATCGGAGCCTGATCCGATGGAGACCGCGCATGCGCACGATGGCCTACCTTGTTCCTGTCCTGTTGCTGGCCGCGTGCTCGCAGCCGGCACCGCCGCCCGAACCTGCCGCCGATGCGCCTCCGCCGATGACGGGCGCGACGCCGGCCGAGGCGGCCGCCAGCACCACGCCCGATGCGGTCGCCGCGCCACAGGCTGCGGCGGAGCACGCCAAGGATGCGGCTGCGACGCCGGCCGATGCTGCCAACCCCGCAGCACCTGCGGCGGCAGACGACGCCCGCGCGCGCATCGAGACGCTGCTCGGCGATGCGGCGCAGTATGAAAAAGTATTCACTGCCTTCAAGACCGCAGTGGTCGGTGGCGATCGCGCGGCGGTGGTTGAAGAAGTGCGTTTCCCGTTGAACATCAGCGGTGGCAGGAAGATCACCGGGCCCGGTGAATTCCAGCGCAACTACGAAAAGATCATCACCCCGGCGGTGGTCAAGGCGGTGTCCGCGCAGGACTTCGGCACGGTGTTCGTCAACCAGCAGGGCGTGATGATCGGCGATGGCCAGGTCTGGCTGACCGGCCAGTGCTTGGACAAGGCCTGCACGCGCACCGAGGTGAAGGTCGGCACCATCCAGTAACGAAAACGGCCCCGTATGCAGGGCCGTTCCAGATCGGTAGTGCCGGCCGCGGGCCGGCAACCAGGGCTCCTGCAGGTGCCGGCCAGCAGCCGGCACCACCCGGCCGTCAGGCCTTCGGCGTGAGCTTCAGCAGCCGTGCCTTGCTGCCGTCTTCCAGCAGCCACAGCGCGCCGTCCGGGCCCTGTTCCACTTCGCGGATGCGCTCGCCCATGTTGAAGCGTTCGGCCTCGCGCGCGCTGTCGCCGTCGAAGGCAACCCGCACCAGCGAGGTGGACGACAGCCCGCCGATGAAGGCGCTGCCCTTCCACTGCGGGAACAGGCTGCCGCTGTAGAACATCAGGCCGGCCGGGGAAATGACCGGGTTCCAGGTCACCTTCGGTGCGGCGAACTCCGGGCGGGTGTCATGGTCGGGAATCGGACGGCCGTCGTAGTGGTCGCCGTTGGACACGATCGGATAGCCGTAGTTGGCACCGCGCACGATCAGGTTCAGCTCATCGCCGCCGGCCGGGCCCATCTCCTGCGCCCACAGCTTGCCGTTGGCATCGAAGGCGATGCCCAGCACGTTGCGGTGGCCGAGCGACCACACCTGCGCGGCCACACCGCCCTGCGAGGCGAACGGATTGTCGGCCGGCAGGCTGCCGTCGTCGTTGAGGCGGATGATCTTGCCCAGATTGCCGCTCATGTCCTGCGCAGGATCGAACTTCTGCCGTTCGCTCGAACTGATCCACAGCTTGCCGTCCGGGCCGAAGGCCAGGCGGTGGCCGTAGTGACCTTCGCCACTGACCTTCGGCGTCTGCCGCCAGATCACCTTCAGGTCCTTCAGCTGGCCGCCACCGTTGGCATCGAGGGCGAGGGTGGCACGGGCCACGGCAGCGCCGCGCGTGTCCAGCGTGCCTTCCTCGGCGTAGCTGACGTACACCACATGGTTGCGGGCGAAATCCGGATGCAGGATGACGTCACCGAACCCACCCTGGCCGCCGTAGGCGACCTTCGGCACACCGGTGATCTCATGTTTCTGGCCGCTGGCCAGGTCCAGGTGCTGCAGCTTGCCGCGCTTTTCGGTGACCAGCAGGCTGCCATCGGGCAGGAAGGTCATCGCCCACGGCTGGTCGAACCGGCTGACCTCGGTGGCGGTGAAGGGACGTTGGTCTGCGCTGGCCGCGGCGGTCGCCGGGGCCTTCTGGCCAGACGCATCAGGGCCGGCCGCGTTGCAGGCGGTGGTGGCGAGGATCGGCAGCAGGCCGAGGGCGAGCAGCAGGGGCGTGCGGGTCATGGGTATCTCCAGCGGAAGGGGATGCGGATGGCCAGGCTCTCCCTTGTATACCACCGGGGCGGTGACGGTCGTGGCCCGAAGGTCCTGCTCCCCCCTGTGCGGCATGGCGCGGATCGTCTAGGGTGTTGTCGCCCGGGCAAAGCATTGCCCGCCTGTCTGCCAAGGACCTGCAATGAACGCACCCCTCATCCATCGACCCTCGCCCGCCTTCATCGCCGCCTCGTGGGTGGCCCTGCTGCTGGGCGCGGTGGCCTACCTGGTCGGCCTGTTCAATGCCGAGATGCCGCTGAACGAAAAGGGCTATTACCTGACCCTGCTGCTGTTCGGCCTGTTTGCAGCGGTATCGCTGCAGAAGAGCGTGCGCGACCGCGTCGAGGCCATTCCGGTGAGCGGCCTGTACTACGCGCTGTGCTGGTTCGCACTGCTGTCGGCGCTGTTGCTGCTGCTGGTCGGCCTGTGGAACGCCACCCTGGTGCTGAGCGAAAAGGGCTTCTACGGCATGGCATTCGCGCTGTCGCTGTTTGGCGCGGTGGCGGTGCAGAAGAACACCCGCGACCTGATTGCCGCCAACGCGGCCGAGCCCAAGCGCGCTTCGTCGATCCCGCCGCTGCCGGAACAGGAATGACCGGCTGAGGCAGCGCCGAGCGCCTGCCCGGCCCAGGCCTGCAACGCAGAAGGCGCCGAGCAGGGGCTCGGCGCTACTGGGCCTGCATCAGTCAACTGCTGGAGGGGTCAACCGTGGCGCGTCAGCCGCGGATCGGCTACATGGGCTTCATCCCAACCGCGGCGGACAGCGGCGCGGGCCTGATCCCATTCCAGGCGGCTCTTGCCGCGCTCCGTCGCCCAGCGGGACTGCAACTCCGCTTCGACCTGTTCGTAGGCGCGGATCACCTGATCGGCGCGGGTTTCGTTGAAGCGCGCTGCGTGGCCGATCTGATAGGCCGGCTCGTAGTCATCGAACAGCAGGCTGGCGTCGTAATACGGTTCGGCGCTGTAGCGGTCGCGCCAGTAGTCGGAAATGGCCTCGCGCGGGGTGCTGTCTTCCGGCACGCGACCGGGGATCTGGTAATCGGGGCTCATGGACAGAAGGCTCCGTAGTGGACGAAGCCTGATCGTGCCCATCGGCCGGTTAACGCGCCGGACCGGCAGCGTGATCGGCAGGTCAATCAGCAGCGGCATCCTTGCGCGGCAGCTTGTAGATCACCGCGCCAACGGCGAAGGCGACCAGCGCCGCGACGATGTTCTGCCAGCTGGCACTGGCAAACAGGGCCACGCACAGCAGCAGGGCCAGCACCGGAATCAACGGGCCGCCGGGCAGCTTCAGCGCGCCGGGACGGTCGGCATAGCGCTTGGCCAGCACCAGCACTGCGGCGGCCGTGCCGATGTAGGCGAACAGGCGTGTGGTCATCGACAGCAGTGCCAGCTGCACGAACGACCCGGACAGCGCCAGGCCGAGGGCGATCAGGCCCTGGCAGAAGATCGCCGCGGCCGGGGTACGGAAGCGCGGGTGCACCTGCGCCAGCACCTTCGGGCCGTAGCCATCGCGGGCCAGGGCGAACAGGAACCGCGGGCCCATCATCATCGTGTTGCTGTTGGTGCCGAGGATGGAGATGGTCGCGCCCACGGTGAGGATCAGCGCCAGCGCCTCGCCGCCGAAGCTGGAGGCCGCATCGGCCAGTGGCGTGGCCGAGTTGGCCAGGCCGGGCAGCGTGCCCTGCGCCACGATCTGCACCGCCGCGTAGATCACGGTGACGGTGACGATCATGGTGATCAGCGCGAACGGGATGTCGCGGCGTGGGTTGCGGTATTCACCGGCTGCGGCCGGAATGTTCTCGAACCCGGCGTAGGCATACAGCAACAGCAGCGCCGCCTCGCCCATGCGCTGCAGGTCGTGCGGGTCCGGGCGCTGGCCGGAGAAGGCCAGCTGTGGGTCGATGTAGAACGCGCCGATGGCCACGAACAACAGCAGCGGCAGCATCTTGCCGATCACCAGCACGATGCCGGTGCGGGCGGCCGAACGCACGCCGATGATGTTCACCCCGGTGAGGAAACCGAGCGAGACAACGATGATCGCGATACGGCCCATGCCTGCGCCTGCCCACGGCCAGAACCGCGCCACAGCGTCGGCCAGCGCATTGCTGAGCGCTGCGGCCGAGCTGATGCGGGTCAGCCAGATCATCCAGCCGATCTCGAAGCCGGCGAAGCGGCCAAAGGCTTGGCGCGCGTACAGGTAGCTGCCACCGGGTTCATCGAAATAGCTGGCCGCCTGCGCGTAGCACAGCACCAGCAGGGCGACGACGATGCCGGCGGCGACCACGCCCCACAGGCTGAAGGGGCCGAGCAGGGCGACCGTGGCCGCCGGCAGCAGGTAGATGCCGCTGCCGACCACATCGTTGATGGACAGGCCGACGATCTGCCAGCGGCTGACCGCGCGCTGCAGTTGGGGTTCGTCGGCGGCGCTCAACGTACGGCTCCTTCAAGCGCGGGCAGCTTCCACTGTGCCTGCAGGCGCTGGTATTCGGCCCTTGGCAACAGGACGAAGCGTGGCGTGTCCTGCGGGCGCAGCCAGTCCAGCAACGCCTGCATGCGCACCTCTGGCATCGCAGTGCAGCCAGCGGTGGCCTCGCCGGGCTGGCGCCACAGATGGGCGAAGATGCAGCTGCCCTTGCCGGGTTGGTTGTCCGGGTTGTGCGCCATCACGAAGCCTTCCCGGTAACGCACGTCACCCTGGTTGTGCAGGTCCAGCCGCATCGGTTCGGTGGAACCGGCGATGGCGGCGCTGCCCACCTTCTTCGCATCGACGATGCGGTTGTAGAACGGCGATGCTGGCACGTCCATGCAGTAGCTGCTCTCGAGCATCGGCTGATAGGTCATCGCCGTGCCGGGCCGGGTGATGGCATAGCCGAACGCGCTGCCCAGCGCGAACACACCGGCCGGACTGCGGCCATCGCCTTCCTGTTTCTGCGGACCGTCGTTCTGGGCAGGATGCAGGCCCAGGCCCCAGGCACTGCCGGTGCGACCCAGCGCCACCGGGAAGGCCTGGCCGTGCCTGCGCCAGTGCTTGCCGTCGCGCACGAAGGCCTGCAGCTGGCCCTGCGTGCTGTCCCAGGTCTCGCTGGTGACCACGATCAGTTGGCGAGCGTTGTCCAGTGGGGCAGCGTGGAGAGCAGCTGCGGCAACGAGCAGCAGCGCGGCAGATGCAAGGCGGGCCAGCAGCAGGTTCATCGGGCGCTCCGGTCAGGAATCCAGCAGGTGGTCGATCCGTTCCAGGTTCACCGCCAGCTGCTGCTGGCGATCCGGATTGGCGTGGCAGAGCAGCACGAACAGGAAATCGAGCAGGGCATGCATGGCGCTACGGTACAGCAGCTGCGCCACCTGCGGCGCGCGGTCGTGTGCGCACACCACCAGTGCTGCATCGGCATGCGCACGCAGCGGGTTGGCGGTGTGGCGGGTGATCGACACCACTTTGCCGCCCATGTCCTGGAACTGGCGCGACAGCTGCGAAAGCTGTGGCAACTTGCCGAACTCGGAGAACATCAGCAGCACATCGCCCGGGCGCGCGGCGGACAGGTTGGCCAGCATCAGGATCGGATCGGTATGCGGCACCACCAGCAGGCCGAGCAGCGACAGCCGCATGGCGAATTCGCGCGCGTACAGGCCATCGTCACCGAGGCCATGCACAAACAGCTTGGGCGCGCCGTCGAGCAGCTGAACGATGCGCTCGATCTCCTCGCGTGGGTTGGCCTGGCGGGTTTCTTCCTCGGCCTGGGCCTTGCTGCGGCGCAGGGCGTCGCCCAGGCGCAGGTAGTCATCGCTGATGTCTGGTTCGGCGGGCGCCTGCTGTGGGTCGGCACCGGCGCGGGCGACGTCCTCGCCGATGGAATATTTCAGGTCAGGGTAGCCCTTGAAGCCGAGCTTCTGGCTGAACTTGACCACGCTGGACTGGCTGATGCCCAGCGCGCTGGCCAGCTGCTGCGAGGAGTAGTCGCGCAGCAGGTGCGCGTTGTCGAGGATGAAGTCGGCGATGCGGCGTTCGATGGCCGACATCTGCCCGCGCTCGGTGCGGATTTTCAGCAGGGGCGGCATGCGGGGCGTCCGATGGTCGTGCGCTGGAGCATAGAGGACCGCGTTGCGGTTGGCGGCGTAGAGCAGAGTATGTGGTGGCTCGGGCGGGTGCCAGCCGCGAAGGGGGTACGGAGTGGGGAAAAAGCAGGAGCAAGGGCATCCACGCATGGCGTGGATCTACCCGGAGCTGCAGTTGAGTCCGCCTTCAAGCGAGCCGAGCACCGCAGGTCCGGCGAGGGCGAAGAGGCGCGGGTGTCTGAGCGCAGCGAGTTCCGCGCCGTCCCTCGGCGGACCGAGGAGCGCAGGGCACCGGCGTGCGCAGCACGTCGGCTCGCGGCCGGCGGAGCGTTTCTTTTGGTTACTTTTCTTTTCGCGAAAAGAAAAGTAACGCCCGACCCAACGTCAGTTGTACGCCAAGCCAGCCGCAAGGCAGAAATCAACCCAGCATCTCCAACCCCCGCACTTCGGTGATGCCCAACCCCGGCACATCGCTGATGCTGATCTCCGACTCGTTGAAGCGCACCCCGCCGCTGACCGGATCGAACTGCCCCAGCGAGGGGCCATCCAGGTCGACCTTGGTGATCACATCGCTCTTGGCTACCGCCAGGTGCACCGCTGCGGCCACGCTGATGCTGGATTCGATCATGCAGCCGATCATGCACGGCACGCCGTAGATGCCGGCGATGTCGGCAATGCGGATTGCGTTGGACAGGCCACCGGTTTTCATCAGCTTGATGTTGATGATGTCGGCGGCACGCTGCTGGATCAGGTCCATCACCTGGCTCGGGCTGAACACGCTCTCGTCGGCCATCACCGGGGTGTTGACCCGATCGGTCACGTACTTCAGGCCGCTGATGTCGGCGGCCTTGACCGGCTGCTCCAGCAGTTCCAGCACCACACCTGCATCTTCCAGCGTGCGCATCGCATGCACCGCCTGCTTGGCGGTCCAGCCCTGGTTGGCATCCAGGCGCAGCAGCGCGCGGCCTTCGACGGCGGCATGGATCGCCTTGACCCGCTCGATGTCCACGCCGATGTCCTTGCCGACCTTGATCTTCAGCGACTCGAAGCCGCGTTCGATCGCCGACAGCGAATCGGCCACCATCTTGTCGATGTAGTCCACGCTGATGGTGATGTCGGTGGTGATCACCGGGTCGCCACCACCGAGCATCTGGTACAGCGGCGCGCCATGCAGCTGCGCCCACAGGTCGTACAGGGCGATCTCCACCGCCGCCTTGGCGCTGGTGTTGCGCTCCATCGCGGTCTGCACCAGCGTGCACAGGCGGTTGAGGTTGACCACCTCCTGGCCGATCAGGCGCGGGGCAATGAAGTGCCGGATCGCTTCGATGATCGAGCCGTGGGTGTCACCGGTGATCACCGCGGTGGCAGGCGCCTCGCCGTAGCCGGTGTGGCCGCTGTCGGTGCGGATCAGCACCACCACGTCCTCCACGGTTTCCACCGTGCGCAGCGCGGTCTTGAAAGGGGTCTTCAGCGGCACGCGCAGCATGCCCAGTTCGATGGCGGTGATCTTCATTCAGGGGTTCTTGGCACGCAGGCGTTGGATGTTGGTGATGCGATCGATGTAGCGGACGCTGTCGCTGGCCATCATCGGCTCCAGCGGGGTGACCGATACGCCATTGAGGTGGGCCTGCACACGCTTGCCGTCGGCGCCGAACCAGCTGCCGCCCGCGGTATCGTGGATCACCCAGGTGCGGCCATCGACGTGGCCGATGGCCATCATCACGTGGCCGGGGATGTAGACCAGGTCACCCACCTGCAGATCGGTGACAGCGCGGTCGCGCACGGCCTTGCCGTCCTTGGCGGTGAACGGCAAGCGGTCCAGCGCGGGACTGACCGCCTGTGCGCTGGTATTGCGTGGCAGCAGCACGCCGAAGCTGCGGTAGATCTCCGATACGAATCCACTGCAGTCGCGGGTGTCGTAGTCGTGGCCCCAGCCGTAGCGCTCGCCGAGGAACTTGAACGCTTGCTGCAGCAGCTGGCGCGGAGTCAGCGGCAGGTAGTCGGCGGCGGTGTCCTGCGAGCGCGGCAGCAGCGCCGGCACCAGCTTCAGGCGGCCATCGGCCTCGCGCACCGGCAGCTGCACCACCCAAGAGGCGTGCGCCTGTTGCCCGTTCACCGGCTCAGCGGCGGGCCAGTCGGCCAACACCGGCAGGCGCATGCCCATGTCCAGCTGCAGGCGCGATACGCGCGGTTCTTCGGGTGTGTAGGCGGTGTGCGCTGTGGCGGCGGTGACGATGCGGTACGGGCCCTTCGCGCCGTAGCCGAGCACCGTGGCCTTGTCACCGCTGGCCACCGCGTCGGCTTCGATCCATGCGCTGTAGCGCTCGCTGTGCACGAACAGCCAGCGGCCGTCGGTGCTGCGGTGGACGACGGCAACCTTGTCGCCGGGGAACAGTGCCGACTCCTGGAAGCGGTCGATGTCGGTATCGCCGACGGTGCTGAAGACACGCTGGCGGGTGGGGAAGGTGCGCAGCGCGGCGCGCTTCACCACCAGGGCGTAGTCCGGCGACACCTGCGACGGAACTGCATCGAGACCGAGGTTGGCTTCGATCGCGCTGCGCACGTCCGGTGCGATGGCGCGGCCCTTGTCGTCATACAGCGCCCGCGTGGGCCAGCTCGACAGCGTGGTGATGCTGTCACGCACCTGTGCCGCGCTGAGCTGCGCAGGCAGGGTGGCGATGTCCTGGATGTGCTTGTCCTGCGCGCGCATCCGTGCGTTCTGCGCCTCGATCTGCGCGCGGTCCAGGATAGGTGCGTCGGCATTGTCCAGCCGTGCCGCCCAGTAGTCCGCGGTGAGGTAGGCCTCGTGCAGGCCGATCACGTAAGGCAGCGGGGCGCCGGGGTCGGGTACAGGCGTGGCCGCCTGGGTGAATGCGGGTGCGCCCAGCAGGCCCAGGGCCAGTGCCAAGGTCAACCGGTGCGGCCAGTGCCGACGCGGTTCGCGGGAAGCCAGGATCATGCGCTGCACACCCTCCTCGAATGCCTGTTGGAATATTTATTCCTTTCGGCCCCGAAAGCAAGAATAAATTATTGACCGGTCTTCCGGCCCGTGTTACACAGCCGTTACCACCCGCGCTTGGGAAGTGTCGCTGTGGATCCTGCCGTTCGCAAACCGTCTCTGCCTGCCGCTGCCGGCCTGTGTGCCGCGCTGCTGCTGTGGGCGTCGGCGGCACCGGCCGCGGATCCGCGCAGCGCCACTGATCGCGAACGGGAAACGCAGCTGATCGATCTGGTCGACAGCGGTCGTTTCAGCGATGCCGATGCGTTGCTGGCGACCGCAGGCGATGCTGCCGAAAGCGCGTTCCAACGCGAGCGCATGCGCCGCATCAAACTGGATTTCTCCCTTGACCAAGCCGCAGCCAAAGCAGCGGTACGCCGCTGGATTCCCGACCTGACCGACGAGGAATTCGCGCGCTGGGACCAGCTTGGCCTGATCGAACATCTCGACATCGATGGCACGCGCTGGTACTTCAAGCGCGCACCATCGAACCTGTTCCTGCTCAGCGATGAAGCGCGTGCACGCCGCCGCGCGGATGCGCCGATGCCGGCGCCGGGCCCCAACGAGGTGCTCAACGCGCATCACGCGCGCGTGGTTGCCGCCGCCGAACAGAGCGGCATGGCATCCGTGCTGGCGCAGCGCATCGAATTCACCCAATCGTTGACGGTCAAGGCGGATGCCGTACCGGCCGGCGAAACCGTACGTGCCTGGATTCCGTACCCGCGCGAGATTCCCGGCCAGCAGGAGCGCGTGCAGTGGATCGGCAGTGCACCAGGCAAGGCTCGAGTCGCCCCGGCCAGCACCCAGCAGCGCACCGCCTACCTGGAAGCCAAGGCGGTGGCCGGGCAGCCGACGCACTTTGAAATCCGCTATGCGGTGACGATCTTCGCGCGCCACACGGCAATCGATGCGACGAAGGTGCAGGCCACGCCGAATGATCCAGCATTGAAGCCCTATCTGGCCGAGCAGCTGCCGCACGTGCGCTTCACGCCGGCGCTGAAGCTGTTCTCCGCCCAGGTGCTGCAGGGCGAGACACGCCCGTATGAAGTGGTACGCAAGCTGTTCGCCGCGGTCGACCGCATTCCATGGGCCGGTGCGCGCGAGTACTCGACCCTCAGCAACATCAGCGACTACGCGTTGCGCGCCGGTCATGCCGATTGCGGGCAGCAGACACTGCTGTTGATCGCCCTGCTGCGCATGAACGGCATTCCCGCGCGCTGGCAGTCGGGCATGGTGTTCTCCGACGATGGCAGCGGCTACAACAACCTGCACGACTGGGGCCAGGCCTACCTGGCGCCCTATGGCTGGCTGCCGATGGATGTGACCACCGGCGCGTTGGCCAGCGACACGCCCGCGCTGCGTGACTTCTACCTCGGTGGCCTCGATGGCTACCGCATCGCCTTCAACGACGATTTCGGCCAGGCGTTCGTGCCGGCCAAACAGCACTACCGCTCGGAAACGGTCG
This region includes:
- a CDS encoding PQQ-dependent sugar dehydrogenase, whose amino-acid sequence is MTRTPLLLALGLLPILATTACNAAGPDASGQKAPATAAASADQRPFTATEVSRFDQPWAMTFLPDGSLLVTEKRGKLQHLDLASGQKHEITGVPKVAYGGQGGFGDVILHPDFARNHVVYVSYAEEGTLDTRGAAVARATLALDANGGGQLKDLKVIWRQTPKVSGEGHYGHRLAFGPDGKLWISSSERQKFDPAQDMSGNLGKIIRLNDDGSLPADNPFASQGGVAAQVWSLGHRNVLGIAFDANGKLWAQEMGPAGGDELNLIVRGANYGYPIVSNGDHYDGRPIPDHDTRPEFAAPKVTWNPVISPAGLMFYSGSLFPQWKGSAFIGGLSSTSLVRVAFDGDSAREAERFNMGERIREVEQGPDGALWLLEDGSKARLLKLTPKA
- the yiaA gene encoding inner membrane protein YiaA, with the protein product MNAPLIHRPSPAFIAASWVALLLGAVAYLVGLFNAEMPLNEKGYYLTLLLFGLFAAVSLQKSVRDRVEAIPVSGLYYALCWFALLSALLLLLVGLWNATLVLSEKGFYGMAFALSLFGAVAVQKNTRDLIAANAAEPKRASSIPPLPEQE
- a CDS encoding APC family permease — encoded protein: MSAADEPQLQRAVSRWQIVGLSINDVVGSGIYLLPAATVALLGPFSLWGVVAAGIVVALLVLCYAQAASYFDEPGGSYLYARQAFGRFAGFEIGWMIWLTRISSAAALSNALADAVARFWPWAGAGMGRIAIIVVSLGFLTGVNIIGVRSAARTGIVLVIGKMLPLLLFVAIGAFYIDPQLAFSGQRPDPHDLQRMGEAALLLLYAYAGFENIPAAAGEYRNPRRDIPFALITMIVTVTVIYAAVQIVAQGTLPGLANSATPLADAASSFGGEALALILTVGATISILGTNSNTMMMGPRFLFALARDGYGPKVLAQVHPRFRTPAAAIFCQGLIALGLALSGSFVQLALLSMTTRLFAYIGTAAAVLVLAKRYADRPGALKLPGGPLIPVLALLLCVALFASASWQNIVAALVAFAVGAVIYKLPRKDAAAD
- a CDS encoding L,D-transpeptidase family protein; this encodes MNLLLARLASAALLLVAAAALHAAPLDNARQLIVVTSETWDSTQGQLQAFVRDGKHWRRHGQAFPVALGRTGSAWGLGLHPAQNDGPQKQEGDGRSPAGVFALGSAFGYAITRPGTAMTYQPMLESSYCMDVPASPFYNRIVDAKKVGSAAIAGSTEPMRLDLHNQGDVRYREGFVMAHNPDNQPGKGSCIFAHLWRQPGEATAGCTAMPEVRMQALLDWLRPQDTPRFVLLPRAEYQRLQAQWKLPALEGAVR
- a CDS encoding MurR/RpiR family transcriptional regulator; protein product: MPPLLKIRTERGQMSAIERRIADFILDNAHLLRDYSSQQLASALGISQSSVVKFSQKLGFKGYPDLKYSIGEDVARAGADPQQAPAEPDISDDYLRLGDALRRSKAQAEEETRQANPREEIERIVQLLDGAPKLFVHGLGDDGLYAREFAMRLSLLGLLVVPHTDPILMLANLSAARPGDVLLMFSEFGKLPQLSQLSRQFQDMGGKVVSITRHTANPLRAHADAALVVCAHDRAPQVAQLLYRSAMHALLDFLFVLLCHANPDRQQQLAVNLERIDHLLDS
- a CDS encoding dipeptide epimerase; the protein is MKITAIELGMLRVPLKTPFKTALRTVETVEDVVVLIRTDSGHTGYGEAPATAVITGDTHGSIIEAIRHFIAPRLIGQEVVNLNRLCTLVQTAMERNTSAKAAVEIALYDLWAQLHGAPLYQMLGGGDPVITTDITISVDYIDKMVADSLSAIERGFESLKIKVGKDIGVDIERVKAIHAAVEGRALLRLDANQGWTAKQAVHAMRTLEDAGVVLELLEQPVKAADISGLKYVTDRVNTPVMADESVFSPSQVMDLIQQRAADIINIKLMKTGGLSNAIRIADIAGIYGVPCMIGCMIESSISVAAAVHLAVAKSDVITKVDLDGPSLGQFDPVSGGVRFNESEISISDVPGLGITEVRGLEMLG
- a CDS encoding SH3 domain-containing protein, with translation MILASREPRRHWPHRLTLALALGLLGAPAFTQAATPVPDPGAPLPYVIGLHEAYLTADYWAARLDNADAPILDRAQIEAQNARMRAQDKHIQDIATLPAQLSAAQVRDSITTLSSWPTRALYDDKGRAIAPDVRSAIEANLGLDAVPSQVSPDYALVVKRAALRTFPTRQRVFSTVGDTDIDRFQESALFPGDKVAVVHRSTDGRWLFVHSERYSAWIEADAVASGDKATVLGYGAKGPYRIVTAATAHTAYTPEEPRVSRLQLDMGMRLPVLADWPAAEPVNGQQAHASWVVQLPVREADGRLKLVPALLPRSQDTAADYLPLTPRQLLQQAFKFLGERYGWGHDYDTRDCSGFVSEIYRSFGVLLPRNTSAQAVSPALDRLPFTAKDGKAVRDRAVTDLQVGDLVYIPGHVMMAIGHVDGRTWVIHDTAGGSWFGADGKRVQAHLNGVSVTPLEPMMASDSVRYIDRITNIQRLRAKNP
- a CDS encoding transglutaminase-like domain-containing protein — its product is MDPAVRKPSLPAAAGLCAALLLWASAAPAADPRSATDRERETQLIDLVDSGRFSDADALLATAGDAAESAFQRERMRRIKLDFSLDQAAAKAAVRRWIPDLTDEEFARWDQLGLIEHLDIDGTRWYFKRAPSNLFLLSDEARARRRADAPMPAPGPNEVLNAHHARVVAAAEQSGMASVLAQRIEFTQSLTVKADAVPAGETVRAWIPYPREIPGQQERVQWIGSAPGKARVAPASTQQRTAYLEAKAVAGQPTHFEIRYAVTIFARHTAIDATKVQATPNDPALKPYLAEQLPHVRFTPALKLFSAQVLQGETRPYEVVRKLFAAVDRIPWAGAREYSTLSNISDYALRAGHADCGQQTLLLIALLRMNGIPARWQSGMVFSDDGSGYNNLHDWGQAYLAPYGWLPMDVTTGALASDTPALRDFYLGGLDGYRIAFNDDFGQAFVPAKQHYRSETVDSQRGEAEWSGGNLYFDQWSYDFQWRVLPAGQR